The following proteins come from a genomic window of Lycium ferocissimum isolate CSIRO_LF1 chromosome 4, AGI_CSIRO_Lferr_CH_V1, whole genome shotgun sequence:
- the LOC132054859 gene encoding NDR1/HIN1-like protein 6 — translation MSQVKPLKKPPGFKDPTIPIQMPPKPRKINVPPPLYPQKKKRRSCCCYCCCCCLIILILLLFLVAACGFLYLWFNPKLPVFHLKSLEFTKFNVTESQDGPKMNAQSTLVVELKNPNRELKIVYGDTRVELKGENDVNMGEGKVSGFVQEKKNVKVVKFVMKTSNEMLYGNSVGKVMSIGFKNKNLRVSADMNTDIGIGYNEWKSWKIGVRVSCGSLRLKQIENGATPKCGITLFNWFHLN, via the exons ATGTCCCAGGTGAAACCTCTAAAGAAGCCACCAGGCTTCAAAGATCCTACAATTCCAATCCAAATGCCACCCAAACCGCGAAAAATTAACGTTCCACCACCATTATACCCGCAAAAGAAAAAACGAagaagttgttgttgttattgttgttgttgctgtttgATTATACTAATCTTGTTACTCTTTTTAGTAGCAGCTTGTGGTTTTCTTTACCTTTGGTTTAATCCAAAACTCCCTGTTTTCCATTTAAAATCCCTTGAGTTTACTAAATTCAATGTCACTGAAAGCCAAGACGGGCCTAAAATGAATGCACAATCGACACTTGTGGTGGAGTTAAAAAATCCAAACAGGGAGTTAAAGATTGTGTATGGTGACACTAGAGTGGAATTGAAAGGCGAAAACGACGTTAACATGGGTGAAGGGAAAGTTTCTGGTTTTGTTCAAGAGAAGAAGAATGTTAAAGTTGTCAAATTCGTTATGAAGACGTCGAACGAGATGTTGTATGGGAATAGTGTTGGGAAAGTTATGAGTATTGgattcaagaacaagaatttgAGAGTTTCTGCAGATATGAATACTGATATTGGTATTGGGTATAATGAGTGGAAGAGTTGGAAAATTGGAGTTAGAGTTTCTTGTGGATCTTTGAGGTTAAAGCAGATTGAAAATGGTGCTACACCTAAATGTGGCATTACCCTGTTTAACTG GTTTCATTTAAATTGA
- the LOC132053523 gene encoding putative glucose-6-phosphate 1-epimerase, whose protein sequence is MGHYAPIWDHRASVEVTKDMSEMNQVTLRNPQGASVRVSLHGGQVTSWRNDRGEELLFTSNKAISRSLKSTRGGISVFFPQYGTGGSVEQNGFARNKIWTIEDDPPSLKSFDAQGKSFIDLLLKPSEDDLKSWPHVFEFRLRVSLASDGSLSLISRIRNINGKPFKFSFAYQTYFSVSNISEVRLEGLETLDYRDNLCKKELFTEQGDAITFEAEMDRVYHHSPDCVAVLDHERRRTYLLKKEGLPDIVLWNPWQKKSKAMVDLGDQEYKNMLCVDGAVIENPITLKPGKEWTGRVELVVVPSTYWSDDL, encoded by the exons ATGGGGCATTATGCACCTATCTGGGATCATAGAGCGTCGGTCGAAGTAACAAAAGATATGAGTGAGATGAATCAAGTCACGCTTCGGAACCCTCAGGGTGCCTCTGTACGG GTTAGCTTGCATGGAGGACAAGTTACTTCGTGGCGGAATGATCGAGGTGAAGAGCTCCTATTCACCAGCAATAAG GCCATCTCCAGATCTTTGAAATCTACACGAGGAGGAATTTCTGTTTTCTTTCCCCAG TATGGAACTGGTGGATCAGTTGAGCAAAATGGATTTGCCAGAAACAAAATTTGGACCATTGAAGACGACCCTCCATCTCTAAAATCATTTGATGCCCAAGGAAAATCTTTCATTGACTTGCTGCTCAAACCGTCAGAAGATGATCTGAAGTCCTGGCCTCATGT CTTTGAGTTTCGCCTTCGGGTTTCTCTTGCATCAGATGGAAGCTTGTCTCTGATATCTCGTATAAGAAACATCAATGGCAAGCCGTTCAAATTCTCCTTTGCTTACCAAACATACTTTTCTGTTTCTAACATAAG TGAAGTGCGGCTAGAAGGTTTAGAAACACTGGACTATCGTGACAACCTGTGCAAGAAAGAACTCTTTACTGAACAAGGAGATGCCATAACATTTGAGGCTGAG aTGGACCGCGTCTACCATCATTCTCCTGATTGCGTTGCTGTTCTTGATCATGAAAGGAGGCGAACATATCTGCTAAAGAAGGAAGGGCTACCAGATATTG TGCTATGGAATCCCTGGCAAAAGAAATCCAAAGCAATGGTGGATCTTGGCGACCAAGAGTACAAGAATATGCTTTGTGTTGATGGTGCAGTAATAGAAAACCCCATCACTTTGAAGCCGGGAAAAGAATGGACAGGTCGCGTGGAGCTTGTGGTGGTACCATCAACCTATTGGAGCGACGATCTTTAG
- the LOC132053524 gene encoding eukaryotic translation initiation factor 1A-like, translating to MPKNKGKGGKNRKRGKNEADDEKRELIFKEDGQEYAQVQRMLGNGRCEATCIDGTKRLCHIRGKMHKKVWIAAGDIVLVGLRDYQDDKADVILKYMPDEARLLKAYGELPENTRLNEGVANLDEEDENTVDNYIEFEDEDIDRI from the exons ATGCCTAAGAACAAAGGAAAAGGAGGTAAGAACAGGAAGAGAGGTAAAAACGAAGCAGATGATGAGAAAAGAGAGTTAATATTCAAAGAAGATGGACAAGAATACGCACAAGTACAACGTATGTTAGGTAATGGAAGATGTGAAGCAACGTGTATTGATGGAACAAAACGTTTGTGTCATATACGTGGTAAGATGCATAAAAAAGTATGGATTGCTGCTGGTGATATTGTTCTTGTTGGTCTTCGTGATTATCAG GATGATAAAGCTGATGTCATTCTGAAGTACATGCCAGATGAGGCAAGGCTGTTGAAGGCATATGGAGAGTTGCCAGAGAACACTAGGCTCAATGAGGGTGTTGCTAATTTGGATGAAGAGGACGAGAACACTGTTGATAATTATATCGAGTTTGAGGATGAGGACATTGACAGAATCTAA
- the LOC132053525 gene encoding BTB/POZ domain-containing protein POB1-like isoform X3, producing the protein MIEEPNSGDEAANSDDSTWNCDSPRVIRVKTLHISSPILAAKSPFFYKLFSNGMRESEQRQVTLRINASEEAALMELLNFMYSNTLTTNTGPALLDVLMAADKFEVASCMRYCSRLLRNLPMTPESALLYLELPSSVLMADAVQPLTDAAKQFLAARYKDITKFQEEVIKLPLAGIEAILSSDDLQVASEDAVYDFVLKWTRAHYPLIEERREVLSSRLGRCIRYPFMSCRKLRKVLTCNDFEQEFASKLVLEALFFKAEAPHRQRTQAAEESGSTSRRFVERAYKYRPVKVVEFELPRQQCIVYLDLKRDECANLFPSGRVYSQAFHLGGQGFFLSAHCNMDQQSSFHCFGLFLGMQEKGSVTFAVDYEFAARTKPAEEYVSKYKGNYTFTGGKAVGYRNLFAIPWTSFTAEDSLYFINGMLHLRAELTIRH; encoded by the exons ATGATTGAAGAGCCAAACTCAg GAGATGAAGCTGCTAATAGTGACGATTCAACTTGGAATTGTGATTCGCCAAGGGTTATAAGAGTTAAAACACTACACATTAGCTCCCCCATTTTAGCAGCAAAGAGTCCATTCTTCTACAAG CTCTTCTCAAATGGGATGAGAGAGTCTGAGCAAAGACAAGTGACTCTACGTATTAATGCTTCAG AGGAAGCTGCATTGATGGAGCTCCTGAATTTTATGTATAGCAATACGTTGACTACAAATACCGGGCCTGCTTTGCTGGATGTGCTCATGGCTGCTGATAAGTTTGAGGTTGCTTCTTGCATGAGGTATTGCAGCCGACTACTGCGTAATTTGCCTATGACTCCGGAGTCAGCTTTGCTTTATTTGGAGCTTCCCTCTAGTGTCCTGATGGCTGATGCAGTTCAGCCATTGACTGATGCAGCAAAACAATTCCTAGCCGCACGATACAAAGATATAACCAA GTTTCAAGAAGAGGTCATCAAGTTGCCTCTTGCTGGTATTGAGGCAATTTTGTCCAGTGATGACCTCCAGGTGGCATCAGAAGATGCAGTATATGACTTTGTCTTGAAGTGGACAAGGGCTCATTATCCCCTGATAGAGGAACGCCGAGAAGTTCTTAGTTCAAGACTCGGTCGTTGCATCCGTTACCCTTTCATGAGCTGCCGAAAGCTTCGGAAGGTTCTCACATGTAATGACTTCGAACAGGAGTTTGCATCTAAGCTTGTGCTTGAGGCCCTCTTTTTTAAAGCCGAGGCCCCTCACCGCCAGCGAACTCAAGCTGCAGAAGAATCAGGCTCGACCAGTCGTCGTTTTGTGGAGCGTGCATACAAGTATCGGCCTGTTAAGGTGGTCGAGTTTGAACTTCCAAGGCAACAATGTATAGTCTACTTAGATCTTAAACGGGATGAATGTGCTAATCTTTTTCCATCTGGGAGAGTATATTCTCAAGCTTTTCATTTGGGTGGACAAGGGTTTTTCCTGTCCGCACATTGCAACATGGATCAGCAAAGCTCTTTCCATTGTTTCGGTCTCTTTCTGGGAATGCAAGAAAAGGGTTCAGTGACATTTGCAGTCGATTATGAATTTGCAGCAAGGACTAAACCAGCAGAGGAGTATGTCAGCAAATACAAAGGAAACTACACTTTTACTGGGGGTAAGGCAGTTGGCTATCGCAATTTATTTGCCATACCTTGGACTTCTTTCACGGCCGAGGACAGTCTCTATTTTATTAACGGCATGCTCCATCTCAGGGCTGAACTTACTATCAGGCACTGA
- the LOC132054860 gene encoding protein CURVATURE THYLAKOID 1A, chloroplastic-like, giving the protein MAAASPSITLFTTRFPLKAAAPFSSSTLPYLPPRVSSTPFSTSFKFPESKRSLLLQVKASSSEETSVDTSEFLTELKEKWDAIEDKSTVLLYGGGAIVAVWLSSIVVGAVNSVPLLPKVLELVGLGYTGWFVYRYLLFKSSRKELAEDVEELKKKIAGTE; this is encoded by the exons ATGGCAGCAGCTTCTCCTTCCATTACCCTCTTTACTACTCGTTTCCCACTTAAAGCAGCCGCCCCATTTTCCTCTTCTACCTTACCTTATCTTCCACCACGTGTCTCTTCCACACCCTTTTCCACTTCCTTCAAATTTCCAG AGTCCAAAAGGTCTTTACTGCTTCAGGTTAAAGCCTCTTCATCTGAAGAAACTTCTGTTGATACTAGTGAATTCCTAACGGAgctaaaagaaaag TGGGATGCTATTGAAGACAAGTCAACTGTGCTACTTTACGGTGGTGGGGCAATTGTTGCAGTTTGGCTGTCTTCAATTGTTGTTGGTGCCGTCAACTCAGTTCCTCTG CTACCGAAAGTCTTGGAGTTGGTAGGACTTGGATATACTGGATGGTTTGTCTACCGCTACCTTCTCTTCAAG TCGAGTAGAAAAGAGTTGGCAGAAGACGTTGaggaattgaagaagaagattgCAGGAACTGAATAA
- the LOC132054858 gene encoding NDR1/HIN1-like protein 6 — MSQVKPLKKPPGFKGPTIPIQMPPKPRKINIPPSFYQQKKKRRSCCCYCCCCCLIILILLLFLVAACGFLYLWFNPKLPVFHLRSLEFTKFNVTESQDGPKMNAQSTLVVELKNPNRELKIVYGDTRVELKGENDVNMGEGKVSGFVQEKKNVKVVKFVMKTSNEMLYGNSVGKVMSIGFKNKNLRVSADVNTDIGIGYNEWKSWKIGVRVSCGSLRLKQIENGATPKCGINLFNWFHLN; from the exons ATGTCACAGGTGAAACCTCTAAAGAAGCCACCTGGTTTCAAAGGTCCTACAATTCCAATCCAAATGCCACCCAAACCGCGAAAAATTAACATTCCACCTTCATTCTATCAGCAAAAGAAAAAACGAagaagttgttgttgttattgttgttgttgctgtttgATTATACTAATCTTGTTACTCTTTTTAGTAGCAGCTTGTGGTTTTCTTTACCTTTGGTTTAATCCAAAACTCCCTGTTTTCCATTTAAGATCCCTTGAGTTTACTAAATTCAATGTCACTGAAAGCCAAGACGGGCCTAAAATGAATGCACAATCGACACTTGTGGTGGAGTTAAAAAATCCAAACAGGGAGTTAAAGATTGTGTATGGTGACACTAGAGTGGAATTGAAAGGCGAAAACGACGTTAACATGGGTGAAGGGAAAGTTTCTGGTTTTGTTCAAGAGAAGAAGAATGTTAAAGTTGTCAAATTCGTTATGAAGACGTCGAATGAGATGTTGTATGGGAATAGTGTTGGGAAAGTTATGAGTATTGgattcaagaacaagaatttgAGAGTTTCTGCAGATGTGAATACTGATATTGGTATTGGGTATAATGAGTGGAAGAGTTGGAAAATTGGAGTTAGAGTTTCTTGTGGATCTTTGAGGTTAAAGCAGATTGAAAATGGTGCTACACCTAAATGTGGCATTAACCTGTTTAACTG GTTTCATTTAAATTGA